From a region of the Tateyamaria omphalii genome:
- a CDS encoding NAD(P)/FAD-dependent oxidoreductase: protein MAAIKVSQLPVDPGPAAWNTLLPPAEPARPLAGNTISDWLVIGAGFAGLAAARRLSLLCPSDRIVVLDARRVAEGPAGRNSGFMIDLPHDLSSADYGGTLAADRTLTADNRHAIRFAARMAADFGLGPEVFCQSGKVNAAATDKGDAHNRDHAAHLSAMGEDHTWLDRADMAALTGTDYYRSGLFTAGTAMIQPAAFVRGVARGLASNRVQIFENSPVTTLDRTGGWTATTPGGSVTAPKVILAVNGHLNSFGYLRNRLMHVFTYASMTRPLTARENAALGGQAVWGLTPADPMGTTVRRIPGPGGDRIIVRNRFTFDPAMQVSDRRIARVARDHDRAFRARFPMLPEVDMQYRWGGRLCLSRNNVSVVRALDDGLYAACCQNGLGTARGTLSGMLAAELATGTRSERLDRALAAPDPTRLPPTVLAKPAANAFLRWQERKAGAEL from the coding sequence ATGGCCGCGATCAAGGTCAGCCAGCTGCCCGTGGATCCCGGTCCGGCCGCCTGGAACACCCTCTTGCCCCCGGCAGAGCCAGCGCGCCCGCTGGCAGGCAACACCATCTCCGACTGGCTGGTCATCGGCGCAGGCTTTGCCGGTCTTGCCGCCGCCCGGCGCCTGTCCCTGCTGTGCCCCAGCGACCGCATTGTCGTGCTGGACGCGCGCCGGGTTGCCGAAGGGCCCGCCGGGCGCAACTCCGGCTTCATGATCGACCTGCCGCACGACCTGTCTTCGGCAGATTACGGCGGCACGCTTGCGGCGGACAGGACGCTGACCGCCGACAACCGTCACGCGATCCGCTTTGCGGCCCGCATGGCCGCCGATTTCGGCCTCGGGCCAGAGGTGTTTTGCCAAAGCGGCAAGGTCAACGCGGCGGCCACGGACAAGGGGGACGCGCACAACCGCGACCACGCCGCGCACCTCTCTGCCATGGGCGAGGACCACACCTGGCTCGATCGGGCCGACATGGCTGCCCTCACCGGAACCGACTACTACCGCAGCGGTCTTTTCACCGCGGGCACGGCCATGATCCAACCCGCTGCCTTCGTGCGCGGCGTGGCGCGGGGCCTTGCGTCGAACCGCGTCCAGATCTTCGAAAACAGCCCCGTGACCACGCTCGACCGCACCGGCGGCTGGACGGCGACGACACCCGGCGGATCCGTTACGGCACCCAAGGTCATCCTGGCCGTCAACGGGCATCTCAACAGCTTTGGCTACCTCAGAAACCGCCTCATGCACGTCTTCACCTACGCCTCCATGACGCGGCCGCTGACGGCGCGGGAAAATGCGGCGCTGGGGGGGCAGGCGGTCTGGGGGCTCACCCCGGCGGACCCGATGGGCACGACCGTGCGGCGGATACCGGGGCCGGGGGGCGACCGGATCATCGTGCGCAACCGCTTCACTTTCGACCCGGCCATGCAGGTCAGCGACCGCCGGATCGCCCGCGTCGCGCGCGACCACGACCGCGCCTTCCGCGCCCGCTTCCCGATGCTGCCGGAGGTCGATATGCAGTACCGCTGGGGCGGGCGCCTGTGCCTCAGCCGGAACAATGTCAGCGTGGTGCGCGCGCTGGATGACGGCCTGTATGCCGCCTGCTGTCAGAATGGGCTGGGCACGGCGCGCGGCACCCTGTCGGGTATGCTGGCCGCAGAACTGGCCACAGGCACGCGGTCAGAGCGCCTCGACCGGGCGCTGGCCGCACCGGATCCGACAC